A single genomic interval of Nitratidesulfovibrio sp. SRB-5 harbors:
- a CDS encoding class I SAM-dependent methyltransferase, whose translation MKKNLAAIHWSKIDCSASERNFYCFPPIRARSSLKIFDEYDPLRKEWCEYWTAEKYLKGNIPFGKCLSICCGFGSVERTLARLGIANEFVGTDVAPGAIAEAQKRAHDENLLNISYVCEDLNTVTLPHNEYNIIWANGALHHIENLDKVIENLHNSLHRGGFLVANEYVGPNYQQIGRRQEEIINAVRHLLPDDLCNKETIHGLSVWKKGLRFIKNKVLKLPKGEKAYFGKIFERHDLRFFEKTDPSECVNSINVIPTLKKYFSQVDVRYFDGSIAFYAFDEKFYANFDASNPDHMNLLNIIFDIEDRFIASGEIGRDNAHIICRK comes from the coding sequence ATGAAAAAAAACCTCGCTGCAATTCACTGGTCAAAAATAGATTGCTCCGCATCAGAGAGGAACTTTTATTGCTTTCCTCCTATTCGCGCACGATCTTCACTCAAAATATTTGACGAGTACGATCCGCTGCGAAAAGAATGGTGCGAATATTGGACTGCTGAGAAATATTTAAAAGGCAATATTCCGTTTGGTAAGTGTCTAAGCATTTGTTGCGGATTCGGATCAGTTGAACGGACATTGGCTCGACTTGGAATCGCAAATGAGTTTGTAGGGACCGATGTTGCCCCTGGTGCTATTGCTGAAGCCCAAAAAAGAGCGCATGATGAAAACCTTTTGAACATAAGTTATGTTTGCGAAGATCTGAACACTGTTACACTACCCCATAACGAGTACAACATTATTTGGGCTAACGGCGCGCTTCATCATATAGAAAATTTGGACAAAGTAATTGAAAATCTCCACAACTCACTTCATCGTGGTGGATTTCTTGTCGCAAATGAATATGTCGGGCCAAATTACCAACAAATCGGACGCAGGCAAGAAGAAATAATTAATGCCGTTAGACATCTTCTCCCAGATGATCTTTGCAATAAAGAAACTATTCATGGATTATCTGTATGGAAAAAAGGTCTTCGGTTTATAAAGAACAAAGTGCTCAAGCTGCCGAAAGGGGAAAAGGCGTACTTTGGGAAAATTTTTGAGAGACATGATTTGCGATTTTTTGAGAAAACAGACCCTTCCGAATGTGTTAATTCTATAAATGTTATTCCAACACTAAAAAAATACTTCTCACAAGTCGATGTAAGGTACTTCGACGGTTCAATTGCTTTCTATGCATTTGATGAAAAGTTTTATGCGAATTTTGATGCTAGTAATCCTGATCATATGAATTTGCTAAACATTATTTTTGATATAGAGGATAGATTCATAGCCTCCGGTGAAATAGGGCGGGACAATGCCCATATCATTTGCAGAAAATAG
- a CDS encoding branched-chain amino acid ABC transporter permease: MTVSRTTSYAGIAVVVAVLPLLLDPYWTDVFVSIGLYSVLALSLNIILGQAGLFHMGHAAFYAVGAYVTAIANTMWGVPVLWAMPFAGLAAALFAMVVARPIIHLRGDYLLIVTIGIVEIVRIALINNVFGLTGGANGIFGISRPMLFGFKIAKPVHFYYLVWAYVACSILLFRRLENSRFGRALNYIKEDDTAAEGSGVNIASYKLWAFVLGAFWAGMTGTIYAAKMTIISPESFSFWESVVLFAIVILGGGSNRGVLLGAFLLIGLPEFFREFASARMLAFGLAMVMMMIFRPQGMLPPMPRFYKLPERIRCITGKGGDAAAQAGGGA, encoded by the coding sequence ATGACGGTGTCGCGCACCACGAGCTACGCGGGCATCGCGGTGGTGGTGGCGGTGCTGCCCCTGCTGCTGGACCCCTACTGGACCGACGTGTTCGTCAGCATCGGCCTGTATTCCGTGCTGGCCCTTTCGCTGAACATCATCCTGGGCCAGGCCGGGCTGTTCCACATGGGCCACGCGGCGTTCTACGCCGTGGGCGCCTACGTGACGGCCATCGCCAACACCATGTGGGGCGTGCCGGTGCTGTGGGCCATGCCCTTTGCGGGGCTTGCCGCCGCGCTGTTCGCCATGGTGGTGGCGCGGCCCATCATCCACCTGCGCGGCGACTACCTGCTCATCGTGACCATCGGCATCGTCGAGATCGTGCGCATCGCGCTGATCAACAACGTGTTCGGGCTTACCGGCGGGGCCAACGGCATCTTCGGCATTTCGCGTCCGATGCTGTTCGGGTTCAAGATCGCCAAACCCGTCCACTTCTACTACCTGGTCTGGGCGTACGTGGCCTGTTCCATCCTGCTGTTCCGCAGGCTGGAGAATTCGCGCTTCGGCCGCGCCCTCAACTACATCAAGGAAGACGACACCGCCGCCGAGGGCAGCGGGGTGAACATCGCCTCGTACAAGCTGTGGGCCTTCGTGCTGGGCGCCTTCTGGGCGGGCATGACCGGCACCATCTACGCGGCCAAGATGACCATCATCTCGCCGGAATCGTTCTCTTTCTGGGAATCCGTGGTGCTGTTCGCCATCGTCATCCTGGGCGGCGGCTCCAACCGGGGCGTGCTGCTGGGGGCGTTTCTGCTCATCGGGCTGCCGGAATTCTTCCGTGAATTCGCCAGCGCCCGCATGTTGGCCTTTGGCCTGGCCATGGTGATGATGATGATCTTCCGCCCGCAGGGCATGCTGCCGCCCATGCCGCGCTTCTACAAGCTGCCGGAGCGCATCCGCTGCATCACCGGCAAGGGCGGCGACGCCGCCGCCCAGGCAGGAGGTGGGGCATGA
- a CDS encoding branched-chain amino acid ABC transporter permease, whose translation MEEFFQQLTNGLAVGGIYALIALGYTMVYGVLKLINFAHGDLFTIGAYLGFTLFTAFGLSGWVSGPGGVLLVLVMVMGLVALIGFLLERVAYRPLRSSSRLSAVVSALGASIFFQNAVMLIYGAKFQVYPNDIRPSYVLSIMGIDVPLVRIMMIAASLGLMLALYWFTQRTRIGAAIRATAIDQGAAKLMGIDVNRVISLVFMIGPALGGVAGVMVGLYYGQVDFTMGWVYGLKAFTAAILGGIGNIPGAMVGGLLLGVIEALGAAYISIAWKDAIAFLVLILILIIRPTGLLGERVADKI comes from the coding sequence ATGGAAGAATTCTTTCAGCAGTTGACCAACGGTCTTGCGGTGGGGGGCATCTACGCGCTCATCGCGCTGGGCTACACCATGGTCTACGGTGTGCTCAAACTCATAAATTTCGCGCATGGCGACCTGTTCACCATAGGGGCCTACCTGGGCTTCACGCTGTTCACCGCCTTCGGCCTGTCGGGCTGGGTGTCCGGGCCGGGCGGCGTGCTGCTGGTGCTGGTCATGGTCATGGGGCTGGTGGCGCTGATCGGCTTTCTGCTCGAACGCGTGGCCTACCGCCCCCTGCGCTCTTCCAGCCGCCTTTCCGCCGTGGTTTCGGCGCTGGGCGCCTCCATTTTCTTTCAGAACGCGGTCATGCTCATCTACGGGGCCAAGTTCCAGGTCTACCCCAACGACATCCGGCCCAGCTACGTGCTGTCCATCATGGGCATCGACGTGCCGCTGGTGCGCATCATGATGATTGCCGCCTCGCTGGGCCTGATGCTGGCGCTGTACTGGTTCACCCAGCGCACCCGCATCGGCGCGGCCATCCGGGCCACGGCCATCGACCAGGGCGCGGCCAAGCTCATGGGCATCGACGTCAACCGGGTGATCTCGCTGGTGTTCATGATCGGCCCGGCCCTTGGCGGCGTGGCCGGGGTGATGGTGGGCCTGTACTACGGCCAGGTGGACTTCACCATGGGCTGGGTCTACGGGCTGAAGGCCTTCACCGCCGCCATCCTGGGCGGCATCGGCAACATACCCGGCGCCATGGTGGGCGGCCTCTTGCTGGGTGTCATCGAAGCGCTGGGCGCCGCCTACATTTCCATCGCCTGGAAGGACGCCATCGCGTTCCTGGTGCTCATCCTCATTCTGATCATCCGGCCCACGGGCCTGCTCGGCGAAAGGGTGGCCGACAAGATATGA
- a CDS encoding ABC transporter ATP-binding protein, which translates to MSLLALRNLTKTFGGLVAVNNVTFDVAEGSIVGLIGPNGAGKTTVFNLITGNYKPDSGDIFFDGRTIKGLPTHRIVQQGIARTFQTIRLFQNMSVIENALAGCHCRMQSGMLSAMLRTPAQRAEEQRALLRATRELEFVGLADEHANLAKNLSYGNQRLLEIARALATDPRFIILDEPAGGMNDQETAALIDTIRAIRDRGITVLLIEHDMSLVMKVCEKLVVLEYGALLAEGVPAAIKDDPRVIEAYLGADTDD; encoded by the coding sequence ATGAGCCTGCTTGCGCTGCGCAACCTGACCAAGACCTTCGGCGGTCTGGTGGCCGTGAACAACGTGACGTTCGACGTGGCCGAAGGGTCCATCGTCGGGCTCATCGGCCCCAACGGGGCGGGCAAGACCACGGTGTTCAACCTGATCACCGGCAACTACAAGCCCGATTCCGGCGACATCTTCTTCGATGGCCGCACCATCAAGGGGCTGCCCACACACCGCATCGTGCAGCAGGGCATTGCCCGGACGTTCCAGACCATCCGGCTGTTCCAGAACATGTCGGTCATCGAGAACGCGCTGGCGGGCTGCCACTGCCGCATGCAGTCGGGCATGCTGTCGGCCATGCTGCGCACCCCGGCCCAGCGCGCCGAAGAACAACGCGCCCTGCTGCGCGCCACGCGCGAACTGGAGTTCGTGGGGCTGGCCGACGAGCACGCCAACCTGGCCAAGAACCTGTCCTACGGCAACCAGCGCCTGCTGGAGATAGCCCGCGCCCTGGCCACCGACCCGCGCTTCATCATTCTGGATGAACCCGCCGGGGGCATGAACGACCAGGAGACCGCCGCGCTCATCGACACCATTCGCGCCATCCGCGACCGGGGCATCACCGTGCTGCTCATCGAGCACGACATGAGCCTGGTCATGAAGGTGTGCGAAAAGCTGGTGGTGCTGGAGTACGGGGCGTTGCTGGCCGAGGGCGTGCCGGCGGCCATCAAGGATGATCCGAGGGTGATCGAGGCGTATCTTGGCGCCGATACAGATGATTAG
- a CDS encoding response regulator has translation MTTATDHTLPPATVLIVDDAAPNRALLLLLLRDTPLRCMEADSGHAALRIFREHPVDLVLMDVVMPDMDGTDTVRAMREEERMLGRRPVPIVALTAHDRHEDLRRCADAGCNGLLTKPITRQDLMTTIAAHLAG, from the coding sequence ATGACCACCGCCACAGACCACACGCTGCCCCCCGCCACGGTGCTCATTGTCGATGACGCCGCCCCCAACCGCGCCCTGCTGCTGCTTCTGCTGCGCGACACGCCGCTGCGCTGCATGGAGGCCGATTCCGGCCACGCGGCACTGCGCATCTTCCGCGAGCATCCCGTGGATCTCGTGCTGATGGATGTAGTGATGCCCGACATGGACGGCACGGACACCGTGCGCGCCATGCGCGAGGAAGAACGCATGCTGGGCCGCCGTCCGGTACCCATCGTGGCCCTGACCGCCCACGACAGACACGAGGACCTGCGTCGCTGCGCCGACGCGGGCTGCAACGGACTGCTCACCAAACCCATCACTCGCCAGGACCTCATGACCACCATCGCCGCCCATCTGGCGGGGTAA
- the tgt gene encoding tRNA guanosine(34) transglycosylase Tgt, whose protein sequence is MAPAEAPAPIPAETPGTFRIHATDGAARTGVLHTAHGPVRTPIFMPVGTVGSVKAVAPDDLDAIGAEIILGNTYHLYLRPGDELVARRGGLHGFNAWKKPILTDSGGFQVFSLSALRKITEQGVEFRSHLDGSKHLFTPEKVVSIQRNLNSDIMMVLDECVPYGADKPYTEKSLALTTRWAQRCRDAYPRGTAGNLLFGITQGGFFKDLRERSIGELTQIDFDGFALGGLSVGESKPEMMDILYHSAPLLPADKPRYLMGVGTPLDIINGIAAGVDMFDCVLPTRNARNGTLYTSLGKINIKRKEFAEDDGPLDPACNCYACRTFSRAYLRHLYVAKELLAFRLNSVHNLTYFLDVVRGARAAIAEGRFAAYKAGFEAIYPEEVVA, encoded by the coding sequence ATGGCCCCTGCCGAAGCTCCGGCCCCCATCCCCGCCGAAACCCCCGGCACCTTCCGCATCCACGCCACCGACGGCGCGGCCCGCACCGGCGTGCTGCACACCGCGCACGGCCCGGTGCGCACGCCCATCTTCATGCCCGTGGGCACCGTGGGCAGCGTGAAGGCCGTGGCCCCGGACGACCTGGACGCCATCGGGGCCGAGATCATCCTCGGCAACACCTACCACCTGTACCTGCGCCCTGGCGACGAACTGGTGGCCCGGCGCGGCGGCCTGCACGGCTTCAATGCCTGGAAGAAGCCCATCCTGACCGACAGCGGCGGCTTTCAGGTGTTCAGCCTGTCAGCCCTGCGCAAGATCACCGAGCAGGGGGTGGAGTTCCGCTCGCACCTCGACGGGTCCAAACACCTGTTCACGCCCGAGAAGGTGGTGTCCATCCAGCGCAACCTGAACTCGGACATCATGATGGTGCTGGACGAGTGCGTGCCCTACGGCGCGGACAAGCCCTACACCGAAAAGTCGCTGGCCCTTACCACCCGCTGGGCGCAACGCTGCCGCGACGCCTACCCCAGGGGCACGGCGGGCAACCTGCTGTTCGGCATCACCCAGGGCGGGTTCTTCAAGGACCTGCGCGAACGCTCCATCGGCGAGCTGACGCAGATCGACTTCGACGGTTTTGCGCTGGGCGGGCTTTCGGTGGGCGAATCCAAGCCGGAAATGATGGACATCCTGTACCACAGCGCGCCCCTGCTGCCCGCGGACAAGCCGCGCTACCTGATGGGCGTGGGCACCCCGCTGGACATCATCAACGGCATTGCCGCCGGGGTGGACATGTTCGACTGCGTGCTGCCCACCCGCAACGCGCGCAACGGTACGCTGTACACCTCGCTCGGCAAGATCAACATCAAGCGCAAGGAATTCGCCGAGGACGACGGCCCGCTGGACCCGGCGTGCAACTGCTACGCCTGCCGCACCTTCTCGCGCGCCTACCTGCGCCACCTGTACGTGGCCAAGGAACTGCTGGCCTTCCGCCTGAACTCGGTGCACAACCTGACCTACTTCCTGGACGTGGTGCGCGGTGCGCGCGCGGCCATCGCCGAGGGGCGCTTTGCCGCGTACAAGGCGGGGTTCGAGGCGATCTACCCCGAAGAAGTGGTGGCGTAG
- a CDS encoding ABC transporter ATP-binding protein, with translation MFLELRDLHVKYGNVEALHGINVHVDEGEIVTILGANGAGKTTTLMSISGLVQPSQGGVYFKGKALHEMPSHAVVREGITQSPEGRRVFGTLTVLENLNLGAFTSNDKARIRKTRDWIFELFPRLLERKDQLAGTLSGGEQQMLAIGRALMGDPKVLLLDEPSLGLAPILVKSIFETVRAINKTGMTVVLVEQNARAALKLATRGYVLEVGRVVMEDSAANLLANTDVQDAYLGGSGH, from the coding sequence ATGTTTCTGGAATTGCGCGACCTGCATGTGAAGTACGGCAACGTCGAGGCCCTGCACGGCATCAACGTGCACGTGGACGAAGGCGAGATCGTGACCATCCTTGGCGCCAACGGCGCGGGCAAGACCACCACGCTGATGTCCATCAGCGGGCTGGTGCAGCCCAGCCAGGGCGGCGTCTACTTCAAGGGCAAGGCCCTGCACGAGATGCCCAGCCACGCCGTGGTGCGCGAGGGCATTACCCAGTCGCCCGAGGGGCGGCGGGTGTTCGGCACCCTGACCGTGCTGGAAAACCTGAACCTTGGCGCCTTCACCAGCAACGACAAGGCCCGCATCCGCAAGACGCGGGACTGGATATTCGAGCTGTTCCCCCGCCTGCTGGAGCGCAAGGACCAGCTGGCGGGCACCCTGTCCGGCGGCGAGCAGCAGATGCTGGCCATCGGCCGCGCCCTCATGGGCGACCCCAAGGTGCTGCTGCTGGATGAACCCTCGCTGGGGCTGGCCCCCATCCTGGTGAAGTCCATCTTCGAGACCGTGCGGGCCATCAACAAGACCGGCATGACCGTGGTGCTGGTGGAGCAGAACGCCCGCGCCGCGCTGAAGCTGGCCACGCGCGGCTACGTGCTGGAAGTGGGCCGGGTGGTCATGGAGGATTCGGCGGCGAACCTGCTGGCCAATACGGATGTGCAGGATGCGTATTTGGGCGGCTCCGGCCATTAG
- the purT gene encoding formate-dependent phosphoribosylglycinamide formyltransferase has translation MVTIGTPNTPSATRILLLGSGELGREVAIEAMRLGVEVIAVDRYPNAPAMQVAHRSHVVSMLDGAALRRIIEAERPHCIVPEIEAIATETLLELEKEGFRVVPTARAARLTMDREGIRRLAAEELGLPTSPYRFAETEAEYREAVAAVGLPCVVKPVMSSSGKGQSTVRTEADVLKAWEYAQTGGRAGGGKVIVEGFVDFDYEITQLTVRHAGGTTFCDPIGHLQKDGDYRESWQPQPMSQAALAESRRMAEAVTGALGGWGIFGVELFIKGDKVYFSEVSPRPHDTGLVTLISQNLSEFALHARAILGLPVPALRQNGPAASCVVLAEGDSASPGYHGIEAALAEPDTGLCLFGKPEVHGKRRMGVALALGASIEEAREKARRAAAAVQVEL, from the coding sequence ATGGTCACCATCGGCACCCCCAACACCCCCTCCGCAACCCGCATCCTGCTGCTCGGCTCCGGCGAACTGGGCCGCGAGGTGGCCATCGAGGCCATGCGCCTTGGCGTGGAGGTGATTGCCGTGGACCGCTACCCCAATGCGCCCGCCATGCAGGTGGCCCACCGCAGCCACGTGGTGTCCATGCTGGATGGCGCGGCCCTGCGCAGGATCATCGAGGCGGAACGCCCCCATTGCATCGTGCCGGAAATCGAGGCCATCGCCACCGAGACCCTGCTGGAACTGGAGAAGGAGGGCTTTCGCGTGGTGCCCACGGCCCGCGCCGCCCGCCTGACCATGGATCGCGAGGGCATCCGCCGCCTGGCGGCGGAGGAACTGGGCCTGCCCACCTCGCCCTACCGGTTTGCCGAAACGGAAGCGGAATACCGCGAGGCCGTGGCCGCCGTGGGCCTGCCCTGCGTGGTCAAGCCGGTAATGAGTTCGTCCGGCAAGGGGCAGAGCACCGTGCGCACCGAGGCCGACGTCTTGAAGGCCTGGGAATACGCCCAGACCGGCGGGCGCGCGGGGGGCGGCAAGGTCATCGTGGAAGGCTTCGTGGATTTCGACTACGAGATCACCCAGCTTACCGTGCGCCACGCGGGCGGCACCACCTTCTGCGACCCCATCGGGCATTTGCAGAAGGACGGGGACTACCGCGAATCGTGGCAGCCCCAGCCCATGAGCCAGGCCGCCCTGGCCGAGTCCCGGCGCATGGCAGAGGCCGTGACCGGGGCCCTTGGCGGGTGGGGCATCTTCGGCGTGGAACTGTTCATCAAGGGTGACAAGGTATACTTCAGCGAGGTCTCTCCCCGCCCGCACGACACCGGGCTGGTGACGCTGATCTCGCAGAACCTCAGCGAATTCGCCCTGCACGCGCGGGCCATCCTGGGGCTGCCGGTGCCCGCGCTGCGCCAGAACGGCCCCGCCGCCTCGTGCGTGGTGCTGGCCGAAGGCGACAGCGCATCGCCCGGCTATCATGGCATCGAGGCGGCCCTGGCCGAGCCGGACACCGGGCTGTGCCTGTTCGGCAAGCCCGAGGTCCACGGCAAGCGCCGCATGGGCGTGGCCCTGGCCCTTGGCGCCAGCATCGAGGAAGCCCGCGAGAAGGCCCGCCGCGCAGCCGCCGCCGTGCAGGTGGAACTGTAG
- a CDS encoding sigma-54-dependent transcriptional regulator, translated as MSGHILLIEDDTAFQSMLREALEERGHRVTTAGRAEDGIALLRGGGFDLVLSDVMLPGMSGVEAIPHLRSAAPGTDIIVMTAYSTRELALEAVKLGAYDVFSKPFSLKEMDIVIRRAMEKRGLQAEIAALRDSLRRDGPASRIIGESRAIMEVKALIEKVAPLDTTVLIMGESGTGKELASDTIRALSPRAAAPFVKVNCAAIPEHLFENELFGHEKGAFTGAATAQPGKFELAQGGTLMLDEIGDMPLAIQPKLLRVVEQKQVERLGGRKPISLDVRLIAATNQNLADRVREKAFREDLYYRLGVAVVHLPPLRSRKEDIPLLAQHVVRRLQGTLGLPVHGLTPAAVAALCAYDWPGNVRQLANVIERAAIAAEGPIDAPDVDRALGRVPGAIPDGAVPDGPVPDGAAPEGTTGGRMIGHTSGHASAAFGPGDAAGRTDSNGPGATLPPTSASPVGTSSASPSPTSASAGAFSSHAFAAAALTGPIDLRETMRMVERNLLLDALGRAEGRQTEAAVLLGLTPKNLWAKLQKHGIKPRNGLPLIQES; from the coding sequence ATGAGCGGCCACATCCTGCTGATCGAAGACGACACCGCCTTCCAGTCCATGCTGCGCGAGGCGCTGGAAGAACGCGGCCACCGCGTCACCACCGCCGGGCGTGCCGAGGACGGCATCGCACTGCTGCGCGGCGGCGGCTTCGACCTTGTGTTGTCCGACGTCATGCTGCCCGGCATGTCCGGGGTGGAGGCCATCCCCCACCTGCGCTCCGCCGCGCCCGGCACCGACATCATCGTCATGACCGCCTACTCCACGCGCGAACTGGCGCTGGAAGCGGTGAAGCTGGGCGCCTACGACGTGTTCTCCAAGCCCTTCAGCCTGAAGGAAATGGACATCGTCATCCGCCGGGCCATGGAAAAGCGCGGCTTGCAGGCGGAAATCGCCGCCCTGCGCGATTCGCTGCGCCGCGACGGCCCGGCCAGCCGCATCATCGGTGAAAGCCGGGCCATCATGGAAGTGAAGGCGCTCATCGAAAAGGTGGCCCCGCTGGACACCACCGTGCTGATCATGGGCGAATCGGGCACCGGCAAGGAACTGGCCTCGGACACCATCCGCGCGCTGTCGCCCCGCGCTGCCGCCCCCTTCGTGAAGGTGAACTGCGCGGCCATTCCCGAACATCTTTTCGAAAACGAACTCTTCGGCCATGAAAAGGGCGCCTTCACCGGCGCGGCCACCGCGCAGCCCGGCAAGTTCGAACTGGCCCAGGGCGGCACGCTGATGCTGGACGAAATCGGCGACATGCCGTTGGCCATCCAGCCCAAACTGCTGCGGGTGGTGGAACAGAAGCAGGTGGAACGACTGGGCGGGCGCAAGCCCATTTCGCTGGACGTGCGGCTGATCGCCGCCACCAACCAGAACCTGGCCGACCGGGTGCGCGAAAAGGCCTTTCGTGAAGACCTGTACTACCGCCTGGGCGTGGCCGTGGTGCACCTGCCCCCGCTGCGCAGCCGCAAGGAGGACATCCCCCTGCTGGCCCAGCACGTGGTGCGGCGGCTGCAAGGCACCCTGGGCCTGCCCGTGCACGGGCTGACCCCGGCGGCCGTGGCCGCCCTGTGCGCCTACGACTGGCCGGGCAACGTGCGCCAGTTGGCCAACGTCATCGAGCGCGCCGCCATCGCCGCCGAAGGCCCCATCGACGCCCCCGACGTGGACCGCGCCCTGGGCCGTGTGCCCGGTGCCATACCCGACGGTGCCGTGCCCGACGGCCCGGTGCCCGACGGTGCCGCGCCCGAAGGCACGACTGGCGGGCGCATGATCGGGCACACGTCCGGTCATGCCTCCGCCGCATTCGGGCCGGGAGATGCCGCGGGCCGCACCGACAGCAACGGGCCGGGCGCCACCCTGCCGCCCACCAGCGCATCCCCGGTCGGCACGTCTTCAGCCAGCCCCTCCCCCACCAGCGCCTCAGCGGGGGCCTTCTCCAGCCACGCCTTCGCGGCGGCGGCCCTTACCGGCCCCATCGACCTGCGCGAAACCATGCGCATGGTCGAACGCAACCTGCTGCTGGATGCCCTGGGCCGCGCCGAAGG
- a CDS encoding branched-chain amino acid ABC transporter substrate-binding protein: protein MKHVVKALTLALAASLLMAATAFAAPVKIGLMCPLTGKWASEGQDMRNIVTLLADELNKAGGINGNKVELVVEDDGGDPRTAALAAQKLTTSGVIAAIGTYGSAVTEASQSIYDEAGVVQIATGSTAVRLTEKGLKRFLRTAPRDDEQGMVAAKLIKAKGYKAVALLHDNSSYAKGLADETKALLDKAGTKIVFYDALTPGERDYTAILTKLKAASPDIIFCTGYYPEVGMLLRQKMEMKWNVPMMGGDAANHADLVKISGKEAAKGYFFLSPPGPQDLDAPVAKSMLTAYKAKYNGVPGSVWSVLAGDAFNVIVEAVKSTGKADSGAIAEYLKTKLKNYPGFTGQISFNEKGDRVGDLYRVYEVNANGDFILQP, encoded by the coding sequence ATGAAACACGTTGTAAAGGCGCTGACGCTCGCACTTGCCGCTTCGCTGCTCATGGCCGCCACGGCCTTTGCGGCACCGGTGAAGATCGGCCTGATGTGCCCCCTGACCGGCAAGTGGGCCAGCGAAGGGCAGGACATGCGCAACATCGTCACCCTGCTCGCCGATGAACTGAACAAGGCTGGCGGCATCAACGGCAACAAGGTCGAACTGGTCGTCGAAGACGACGGCGGCGACCCGCGCACCGCGGCCCTGGCCGCGCAGAAGCTGACCACCTCGGGCGTCATCGCCGCCATCGGCACCTACGGCTCGGCGGTTACCGAAGCCTCCCAGAGCATCTACGACGAAGCGGGCGTGGTGCAGATCGCCACCGGCTCCACCGCCGTGCGCCTGACCGAAAAGGGCCTGAAGCGCTTCCTGCGCACCGCCCCCCGTGACGACGAACAGGGCATGGTTGCCGCCAAGCTGATCAAGGCCAAGGGCTACAAGGCCGTGGCCCTGCTGCACGACAACTCGTCCTACGCCAAGGGCCTGGCCGACGAGACCAAGGCGCTGCTGGACAAGGCCGGCACCAAGATCGTGTTCTACGACGCCCTTACCCCCGGTGAACGCGACTACACCGCCATCCTCACCAAGCTGAAGGCCGCGAGCCCCGACATCATCTTCTGCACCGGCTACTACCCCGAAGTGGGCATGCTGCTGCGCCAGAAGATGGAAATGAAGTGGAACGTGCCCATGATGGGTGGCGACGCCGCCAACCATGCCGACCTGGTGAAGATTTCCGGCAAGGAAGCGGCCAAGGGCTACTTCTTCCTCAGCCCCCCCGGACCGCAGGACCTGGACGCCCCGGTCGCCAAGTCCATGCTGACCGCCTACAAGGCCAAGTACAACGGCGTGCCCGGCTCCGTGTGGTCCGTGCTGGCCGGTGACGCGTTCAACGTCATCGTCGAGGCCGTGAAGTCCACCGGCAAGGCCGATTCCGGCGCCATCGCCGAATACCTGAAGACCAAGCTGAAGAACTACCCCGGCTTCACCGGCCAGATCTCGTTCAACGAGAAGGGCGACCGCGTGGGCGACCTGTACCGGGTGTACGAAGTGAACGCCAACGGCGATTTCATTCTCCAGCCCTAG